One genomic window of Phoenix dactylifera cultivar Barhee BC4 chromosome 6, palm_55x_up_171113_PBpolish2nd_filt_p, whole genome shotgun sequence includes the following:
- the LOC103709262 gene encoding S phase cyclin A-associated protein in the endoplasmic reticulum-like isoform X1: protein MENNGETGDDPGSGWLEVKKYLFIYLVQKHRTSSKLAIQKALGKSSNIAHSFSPHSQTYNNDEARNLQNRRPVQPIEVGFDCTSHSKNSSASSLLVEVDQGKECPDKSVVERVSKSPKVNVANSDGGTKAVEGVSRKENMSTVPKIRWGDLEDIASIQDEYFEDSNNSAKDKHGEVVDGGSQEHGHAVKPDESVLHASPYTSLLEDKAMVTSKDVEQLPDGMVSSNVHEESGKNTLKNVNEIPSEDVEVVNAHPYGALGNLKENHDGGAKKMESEALVDLGPNNANVENSPSSPVQGIVRHVLQVPHGNSENRILNSSEISVGNVNMGIMVGLGDSILLPHQNSGVKISVNASVTTSLEDQRRLQDGATDGAEFGEGEPGESKERFRQRLWCFLFENLNRAVDELYLLCELECDMEQMNEAILVLEEATSDFRELKCRVEHFENTKRSSSHLPKDGTPMTLKTDHRRPHALSWEVRRMTTSPHRAEILSSSLEAFKKIQLERAGKYIAKDAKDMIFSNSTHQVPSSSQETNNVSSNAREAGINSKKQTDVLDADPGDTNREKQKMEPTRRSKVHSVQIGRVSSQSSSASALGKCKREPLEPITETEKQLPKRDKEFAESRIEKNMKATDMVKKHLSLAQKEKQNTAPWKSMDAWKEKRNWNDILKSPMRTSSRVSYSPGMSRKGMERARMLHDKLMSPEKKKKSAFDMKREAEEKHARALRIRNQLENERVQRLQRTSEKLNRVNEWQAVRNLKLREVMHARLQRSGSRHEAYLAQVVKRAGDESSKVNEVRFITSLNEENKKLMLRQKLQDSEMRRAEKLQVMRTKQREDTAREEAVLERRKLLEAEKLQRLAETQRKKEEAQVRREEERRASSAAREAKAVEQLRRKEIRAKAQQEEAELLAQRLAERLSESEQRRKYYLEQIRERASMDFRDQSSPLQRRTLNKEGQTRSVSTNSGEDCQTSRISGAGDSAVRLVNVTQQHSLKRRIKKIRQRLMALKHEYTEPPVVAENIGIGYRVSVGAARAKIGKWLQDLQRLRQARKEGAASIGLIVGDIIKFLEGKDLELHASRQAGLLDFVSSALPASHTSKPEACQVTVYLLRLLRVVLSLQANRSYFLAQNLLPPTIPMLSGSLENYIKVAASSNNGNTNLLSSKTSTDNLESVTEVLDGFLWTVTAIIGHAHFDDRQLQMQDSLMELIVAYQVIHRLRDLFALYDRPQVEGSPFPSSILLSLNLLAVLTSRPGTFSSIDWESCTFRTSTGGKIQELEISESPNIGEPSLTINSSGDSRSPLNLHDFAELPSNKSGQMSGEKFLSSEASLSDILVGRPLDEENRERLCGFSLGQDNVDSTSQGHPQTLSVETQNVVLDEHAKSLIPQKDEKDSMNDCSEKKRTDELAVYNNPGSRNTVSLKQPIALLLSAIAETGLVSLPSLLTAVLLQANNRLSSEQASYILPSNFEEVATGVLKVLNNLALLDITLLQSMLARSDLRMEFFHLMSFLLTHCTNKWKAANDQVGLLLLESLLLLGYFALFHPGNQAVLRWGNSPTILHKVCDLPFVFFSDPELTPILAGTLVAACYGCDQNRGVVQQELSTEMLLSLLKSCRQGLLSVQSDSLPQDGNAASDPSEGNQTVAEARKPQSEIPVRSNRRSARALLGKGSVSASSIRVSKTKIQKTKTCDEWALKHNLPASEASSTFMLHRRFSSSFLDKAEQFFSAETSSPPV from the exons ATGGAGAATAATGGAGAAACCGGTGATGATCCGGGCTCCGGATGGCTTGAAGTAAAGAAG tatttatttatttatttggtgCAGAAACACAGAACAAGCTCAAAGCTTGCAATCCAGAAGGCTTTGGGGAAATCTTCCAACATAGCCCACTCGTTTTCTCCACACTCTCAGACTTATAATAATGATGAGGCTAGAAACTTGCAGAATCGACGACCAGTCCAGCCCATAGAAGTAGGTTTTGATTGTACTTCTCATTCAAAAAATTCTTCTGCTAGTTCTCTGTTGGTAGAAGTAGATCAAGGTAAAGAATGTCCTGATAAATCGGTTGTAGAGCGGGTGAGCAAATCTCCAAAGGTAAATGTTGCTAATTCAGATGGTGGAACAAAAGCAGTTGAGGGGGTGTCAAGGAAGGAAAACATGAGCACAGTTCCCAAAATCAGGTGGGGTGATCTTGAAGATATTGCATCGATACAAGATGAATATTTTGAAGATTCAAATAATTCTGCAAAGGACAAGCATGGTGAGGTAGTGGATGGTGGTTCCCAAGAACATGGACATGCTGTAAAGCCTGATGAGTCAGTATTACATGCATCACCTTATACTTCTCTCCTAGAGGATAAGGCCATGGTAACATCTAAAGATGTGGAACAACTTCCTGATGGAATGGTATCTTCAAATGTGCATGAAGAATCTGGCAAGAATACCTTGAAGAATGTTAATGAGATTCCATCTGAGGATGTTGAGGTAGTGAATGCCCATCCATATGGAGCTTTGGGAAATTTGAAAGAAAACCATGATGGGGGTGCCAAAAAAATGGAAAGTGAAGCTTTGGTTGACTTAGGTCCTAATAATGCAAACGTCGAAAATAGTCCTTCATCACCAGTTCAAGGGATTGTAAGACATGTGCTACAGGTGCCTCATGGTAATTCTGAGAATAGAATCTTGAATAGCTCTGAAATCTCAGTCGGCAACGTGAACATGGGTATAATGGTTGGCCTAGGAGATTCCATTTTGCTTCCACACCAAAACAGTGGAGTTAAAATTTCTGTTAATGCTTCAGTTACAACTTCTCTGGAAGATCAGAGAAGGCTGCAGGATGGTGCAACTGATGGAGCTGAATTTGGAGAAGGCGAACCTGGGGAGAGCAAAGAAAGGTTCAGGCAAAGGCTTTGGTGCTTCCTTTTTGAAAATCTCAATAGGGCAGTTGATGAACTTTATCTTCTTTGTGAATTGGAATGTGATATGGAGCAAATGAATGAAGCTATTCTTGTTCTTGAAGAAGCTACATCTGATTTCAGAGAACTAAAATGTAGAGTAGAACATTTCGAAAACACAAAGAGATCCTCTTCTCACCTACCAAAAGATGGGACACCAATGACTTTAAAGACTGACCATCGCAGGCCACATGCCCTATCATGGGAG GTTAGGCGAATGACAACTTCTCCTCACAGGGCAGAAATACTGTCTTCATCTCTAGAGGCTTTTAAGAAAATTCAATTGGAAAGGGCTGGCAAATACATAGCAAAAGATGCAAAAGATATGATTTTTTCAAATTCAACTCATCAAGTTCCTAGTAGTTCACAAGAAACAAATAATGTGTCCTCAAATGCTAGAGAAGCAGGTATTAACTCAAAAAAGCAAACTGATGTTTTGGATGCTGATCCAGGGGATACCAATAGAGAGAAGCAGAAAATGGAGCCAACCAGGAGAAGCAAAGTGCATTCGGTGCAAATTGGACGTGTTTCTTCACAAAGCTCGTCTGCTTCTGCTCTTGGAAAGTGCAAAAGAGAACCACTAGAGCCAATTACTGAAACTGAGAAGCAGTTACCCAAGAGGGATAAAGAGTTTGCTGAAAGTAGGAtagagaaaaatatgaaggcCACAGATATGGTTAAAAAGCATCTTTCTCTTGCTCAGAAAGAGAAGCAAAATACAGCCCCATGGAAATCCATGGATGCgtggaaggaaaaaagaaactgGAATGATATACTTAAGTCTCCAATGAGGACTTCTTCTCGAGTCTCATATTCGCCAGGCATGAGCAGGAAAGGTATGGAACGTGCTAGAATGTTACATGACAAGCTGATGTCtcctgaaaagaagaaaaagagtgcTTTTGATATGAAGAGAGAAGCAGAAGAAAAACATGCACGGGCATTGAGGATTAGAAATCAACTTGAAAATGAGAGGGTGCAGAGGCTGCAGCGCACATCTGAGAAATTAAATCGTGTCAATGAGTGGCAAGCTGTTCGTAACTTGAAATTGCGAGAGGTCATGCATGCGCGTCTTCAGCGTAGTGGGTCCCGCCATGAAGCATATCTTGCTCAAGTTGTAAAAAGAGCTGGTGATGAAAGCAGTAAGGTTAATGAGGTTCGTTTCATTACTTCGTTAAATGAAGAGAATAAAAAGCTGATGCTGCGTCAAAAACTTCAAGATTCAGAAATGAGGAGAGCTGAAAAGTTACAGGTTATGAGAACAAAACAAAGGGAGGATACAGCAAGAGAAGAAGCTGTATTAGAACGCAGGAAGCTTCTTGAAGCTGAAAAATTGCAGCGCCTTGCTGAGACGCAACGTAAGAAGGAAGAGGCTCAAGtcagaagagaagaggaacGCAGGGCATCAAGTGCAGCACGGGAAGCGAAGGCTGTTGAACAACTTCGGAGAAAGGAGATTAGAGCTAAAGCTCAACAAGAAGAAGCAGAGCTGTTGGCCCAGAGGTTAGCTGAAAGGCTTAGTGAAAGTGAACAACGTCGGAAATATTACCTGGAGCAAATACGTGAGAGAGCTTCAATGGATTTTAGAGATCAATCTTCACCTTTACAGCGCCGTACTTTGAACAAGGAGGGTCAAACTAGATCTGTATCAACCAATAGTGGTGAAGATTGCCAAACATCACGCATTTCAGGTGCAGGGGATTCTGCTGTAAGACTAGTCAATGTCACTCAACAACACTCATTGAAgcgaagaataaaaaaaattcgtCAAAGGCTTATGGCACTTAAGCATGAATATACAGAGCCTCCAGTTGTTGCGGAGAATATAGGGATTGGTTACAGGGTTTCTGTGGGAGCTGCAAGGGCAAAAATTGGAAAATGGCTTCAAGACCTTCAACGATTACGTCAGGCTAGAAAAGAAGGGGCTGCAAGCATAGGATTGATTGTTGGTGATATTATAAAA TTTCTAGAGGGAAAGGACCTTGAGCTACATGCTTCTCGCCAAGCTGGTTTGCTTGATTTCGTATCTTCTGCATTACCAGCTTCTCACACATCAAAGCCTGAAGCTTGTCAGGTGACAGTATACCTTCTACGACTACTGAGAGTGGTCCTGTCACTGCAGGCAAATCGGAGTTATTTTCTTGCTCAAAATCTCTTGCCTCCTACAATTCCAATGCTATCAGGGTCTCTTGAGAACTACATTAAGGTTGCAGCATCTTCCAATAATGGAAACACAAACCTTTTATCAAGCAAAACATCAACTGACAATTTGGAATCAGTCACTGAAGTCCTGGATGGCTTCTTATGGACTGTGACTGCAATTATAGGTCATGCCCATTTTGATGATCGGCAACTTCAAATGCAGGACAGTTTGATGGAACTGATAGTTGCTTATCAAGTTATTCATCGTTTGCGAGATTTATTTGCCCTCTATGACAGGCCCCAGGTGGAAGGATCTccatttccttcatccattctcCTAAGCTTGAATCTCTTAGCAGTCTTAACATCTCGGCCTGGAACCTTTTCTTCCATCGACTGGGAATCTTGTACATTCAGAACATCCACTGGTGGCAAAATTCAAGAATTAGAAATTTCAGAATCTCCTAATATAGGAGAACCTTCTTTGACAATCAACTCCTCTGGAGACAGCAGATCACCTCTGAATTTGCATGACTTTGCTGAATTGCCTTCAAATAAATCTGGTCAGATGTCTGGGGAGAAGTTTCTTTCTAGTGAAGCATCTCTATCAGATATTCTGGTGGGCAGGCCATTAGATGAGGAGAACAGAGAAAGGTTGTGTGGCTTTTCACTTGGTCAGGACAATGTTGATTCTACATCACAAGGGCATCCACAAACACTGTCAGTTGAAACCCAGAATGTTGTGTTAGATGAACATGCCAAATCACTTATACCCCAAAAGGATGAAAAGGACTCCATGAATGATTGTTCAGAGAAAAAAAGAACTGATGAGCTTGCAGTGTATAATAATCCTGGAAGTAGGAATACAGTTAGCTTGAAGCAGCCCATTGCTTTACTTCTTTCTGCCATAGCTGAGACAGGCCTTGTCAGTCTTCCATCACTTTTAACAGCTGTGCTGCTTCAGGCAAACAACAGGTTGTCTTCTGAACAG GCTTCCTATATTCTTCCTTCAAATTTTGAAGAAGTGGCTACTGGTGTATTGAAGGTTTTGAACAATTTGGCTCtgttggatattactcttctaCAGAGTATGCTG GCTAGATCAGATCTAAGGATGGAATTCTTCCACCTGATGAGCTTTCTTCTGACTCATTGCACAAACAAGTGGAAAGCAGCCAATGATCAG GTTGGTTTACTTCTGCTGGAATCTCTCTTACTTCTTGGTTACTTTGCTTTATTCCATCCTGGAAATCAAGCAGTTCTTCGGTGGGGAAACAGTCCAACCATACTTCATAAG GTCTGTGATCTGCCCTTTGTTTTCTTCAGCGACCCCGAGTTGACCCCCATTTTGGCTGGCACACTTGTGGCTGCTTGTTATGGGTGTGATCAGAACAGAGGTGTAGTGCAACAAGAACTAAGCACAGAAATGCTGCTTTCTTTGCTAAAGTCCTGCAGGCAGGGTTTGCTGTCTGTCCAATCTGATTCATTGCCACAAGATGGTAACGCAGCAAGTGATCCATCCGAGGGTAATCAAACAGTTGCAGAAGCTAGAAAGCCTCAAAGTGAAATTCCTGTAAGGTCAAACCGTAGAAGTGCACGAGCTTTGTTGGGAAAAGGAAGTGTTTCTGCCAGCAGCATTAGAGTCAGCAAAACAAAGATTCAAAAGACAAAGACGTGTGACGAGTGGGCCCTCAAGCACAACCTACCAGCCTCAGAAGCTTCTTCTACTTTCATGTTGCATCGGAGATTTTCCAGCTCTTTCCTGGATAAAGCAGAACAATTCTTTTCAGCTGAGACCTCAAGCCCTCCAGTGTAA
- the LOC103709262 gene encoding S phase cyclin A-associated protein in the endoplasmic reticulum-like isoform X2, whose protein sequence is MENNGETGDDPGSGWLEVKKKHRTSSKLAIQKALGKSSNIAHSFSPHSQTYNNDEARNLQNRRPVQPIEVGFDCTSHSKNSSASSLLVEVDQGKECPDKSVVERVSKSPKVNVANSDGGTKAVEGVSRKENMSTVPKIRWGDLEDIASIQDEYFEDSNNSAKDKHGEVVDGGSQEHGHAVKPDESVLHASPYTSLLEDKAMVTSKDVEQLPDGMVSSNVHEESGKNTLKNVNEIPSEDVEVVNAHPYGALGNLKENHDGGAKKMESEALVDLGPNNANVENSPSSPVQGIVRHVLQVPHGNSENRILNSSEISVGNVNMGIMVGLGDSILLPHQNSGVKISVNASVTTSLEDQRRLQDGATDGAEFGEGEPGESKERFRQRLWCFLFENLNRAVDELYLLCELECDMEQMNEAILVLEEATSDFRELKCRVEHFENTKRSSSHLPKDGTPMTLKTDHRRPHALSWEVRRMTTSPHRAEILSSSLEAFKKIQLERAGKYIAKDAKDMIFSNSTHQVPSSSQETNNVSSNAREAGINSKKQTDVLDADPGDTNREKQKMEPTRRSKVHSVQIGRVSSQSSSASALGKCKREPLEPITETEKQLPKRDKEFAESRIEKNMKATDMVKKHLSLAQKEKQNTAPWKSMDAWKEKRNWNDILKSPMRTSSRVSYSPGMSRKGMERARMLHDKLMSPEKKKKSAFDMKREAEEKHARALRIRNQLENERVQRLQRTSEKLNRVNEWQAVRNLKLREVMHARLQRSGSRHEAYLAQVVKRAGDESSKVNEVRFITSLNEENKKLMLRQKLQDSEMRRAEKLQVMRTKQREDTAREEAVLERRKLLEAEKLQRLAETQRKKEEAQVRREEERRASSAAREAKAVEQLRRKEIRAKAQQEEAELLAQRLAERLSESEQRRKYYLEQIRERASMDFRDQSSPLQRRTLNKEGQTRSVSTNSGEDCQTSRISGAGDSAVRLVNVTQQHSLKRRIKKIRQRLMALKHEYTEPPVVAENIGIGYRVSVGAARAKIGKWLQDLQRLRQARKEGAASIGLIVGDIIKFLEGKDLELHASRQAGLLDFVSSALPASHTSKPEACQVTVYLLRLLRVVLSLQANRSYFLAQNLLPPTIPMLSGSLENYIKVAASSNNGNTNLLSSKTSTDNLESVTEVLDGFLWTVTAIIGHAHFDDRQLQMQDSLMELIVAYQVIHRLRDLFALYDRPQVEGSPFPSSILLSLNLLAVLTSRPGTFSSIDWESCTFRTSTGGKIQELEISESPNIGEPSLTINSSGDSRSPLNLHDFAELPSNKSGQMSGEKFLSSEASLSDILVGRPLDEENRERLCGFSLGQDNVDSTSQGHPQTLSVETQNVVLDEHAKSLIPQKDEKDSMNDCSEKKRTDELAVYNNPGSRNTVSLKQPIALLLSAIAETGLVSLPSLLTAVLLQANNRLSSEQASYILPSNFEEVATGVLKVLNNLALLDITLLQSMLARSDLRMEFFHLMSFLLTHCTNKWKAANDQVGLLLLESLLLLGYFALFHPGNQAVLRWGNSPTILHKVCDLPFVFFSDPELTPILAGTLVAACYGCDQNRGVVQQELSTEMLLSLLKSCRQGLLSVQSDSLPQDGNAASDPSEGNQTVAEARKPQSEIPVRSNRRSARALLGKGSVSASSIRVSKTKIQKTKTCDEWALKHNLPASEASSTFMLHRRFSSSFLDKAEQFFSAETSSPPV, encoded by the exons ATGGAGAATAATGGAGAAACCGGTGATGATCCGGGCTCCGGATGGCTTGAAGTAAAGAAG AAACACAGAACAAGCTCAAAGCTTGCAATCCAGAAGGCTTTGGGGAAATCTTCCAACATAGCCCACTCGTTTTCTCCACACTCTCAGACTTATAATAATGATGAGGCTAGAAACTTGCAGAATCGACGACCAGTCCAGCCCATAGAAGTAGGTTTTGATTGTACTTCTCATTCAAAAAATTCTTCTGCTAGTTCTCTGTTGGTAGAAGTAGATCAAGGTAAAGAATGTCCTGATAAATCGGTTGTAGAGCGGGTGAGCAAATCTCCAAAGGTAAATGTTGCTAATTCAGATGGTGGAACAAAAGCAGTTGAGGGGGTGTCAAGGAAGGAAAACATGAGCACAGTTCCCAAAATCAGGTGGGGTGATCTTGAAGATATTGCATCGATACAAGATGAATATTTTGAAGATTCAAATAATTCTGCAAAGGACAAGCATGGTGAGGTAGTGGATGGTGGTTCCCAAGAACATGGACATGCTGTAAAGCCTGATGAGTCAGTATTACATGCATCACCTTATACTTCTCTCCTAGAGGATAAGGCCATGGTAACATCTAAAGATGTGGAACAACTTCCTGATGGAATGGTATCTTCAAATGTGCATGAAGAATCTGGCAAGAATACCTTGAAGAATGTTAATGAGATTCCATCTGAGGATGTTGAGGTAGTGAATGCCCATCCATATGGAGCTTTGGGAAATTTGAAAGAAAACCATGATGGGGGTGCCAAAAAAATGGAAAGTGAAGCTTTGGTTGACTTAGGTCCTAATAATGCAAACGTCGAAAATAGTCCTTCATCACCAGTTCAAGGGATTGTAAGACATGTGCTACAGGTGCCTCATGGTAATTCTGAGAATAGAATCTTGAATAGCTCTGAAATCTCAGTCGGCAACGTGAACATGGGTATAATGGTTGGCCTAGGAGATTCCATTTTGCTTCCACACCAAAACAGTGGAGTTAAAATTTCTGTTAATGCTTCAGTTACAACTTCTCTGGAAGATCAGAGAAGGCTGCAGGATGGTGCAACTGATGGAGCTGAATTTGGAGAAGGCGAACCTGGGGAGAGCAAAGAAAGGTTCAGGCAAAGGCTTTGGTGCTTCCTTTTTGAAAATCTCAATAGGGCAGTTGATGAACTTTATCTTCTTTGTGAATTGGAATGTGATATGGAGCAAATGAATGAAGCTATTCTTGTTCTTGAAGAAGCTACATCTGATTTCAGAGAACTAAAATGTAGAGTAGAACATTTCGAAAACACAAAGAGATCCTCTTCTCACCTACCAAAAGATGGGACACCAATGACTTTAAAGACTGACCATCGCAGGCCACATGCCCTATCATGGGAG GTTAGGCGAATGACAACTTCTCCTCACAGGGCAGAAATACTGTCTTCATCTCTAGAGGCTTTTAAGAAAATTCAATTGGAAAGGGCTGGCAAATACATAGCAAAAGATGCAAAAGATATGATTTTTTCAAATTCAACTCATCAAGTTCCTAGTAGTTCACAAGAAACAAATAATGTGTCCTCAAATGCTAGAGAAGCAGGTATTAACTCAAAAAAGCAAACTGATGTTTTGGATGCTGATCCAGGGGATACCAATAGAGAGAAGCAGAAAATGGAGCCAACCAGGAGAAGCAAAGTGCATTCGGTGCAAATTGGACGTGTTTCTTCACAAAGCTCGTCTGCTTCTGCTCTTGGAAAGTGCAAAAGAGAACCACTAGAGCCAATTACTGAAACTGAGAAGCAGTTACCCAAGAGGGATAAAGAGTTTGCTGAAAGTAGGAtagagaaaaatatgaaggcCACAGATATGGTTAAAAAGCATCTTTCTCTTGCTCAGAAAGAGAAGCAAAATACAGCCCCATGGAAATCCATGGATGCgtggaaggaaaaaagaaactgGAATGATATACTTAAGTCTCCAATGAGGACTTCTTCTCGAGTCTCATATTCGCCAGGCATGAGCAGGAAAGGTATGGAACGTGCTAGAATGTTACATGACAAGCTGATGTCtcctgaaaagaagaaaaagagtgcTTTTGATATGAAGAGAGAAGCAGAAGAAAAACATGCACGGGCATTGAGGATTAGAAATCAACTTGAAAATGAGAGGGTGCAGAGGCTGCAGCGCACATCTGAGAAATTAAATCGTGTCAATGAGTGGCAAGCTGTTCGTAACTTGAAATTGCGAGAGGTCATGCATGCGCGTCTTCAGCGTAGTGGGTCCCGCCATGAAGCATATCTTGCTCAAGTTGTAAAAAGAGCTGGTGATGAAAGCAGTAAGGTTAATGAGGTTCGTTTCATTACTTCGTTAAATGAAGAGAATAAAAAGCTGATGCTGCGTCAAAAACTTCAAGATTCAGAAATGAGGAGAGCTGAAAAGTTACAGGTTATGAGAACAAAACAAAGGGAGGATACAGCAAGAGAAGAAGCTGTATTAGAACGCAGGAAGCTTCTTGAAGCTGAAAAATTGCAGCGCCTTGCTGAGACGCAACGTAAGAAGGAAGAGGCTCAAGtcagaagagaagaggaacGCAGGGCATCAAGTGCAGCACGGGAAGCGAAGGCTGTTGAACAACTTCGGAGAAAGGAGATTAGAGCTAAAGCTCAACAAGAAGAAGCAGAGCTGTTGGCCCAGAGGTTAGCTGAAAGGCTTAGTGAAAGTGAACAACGTCGGAAATATTACCTGGAGCAAATACGTGAGAGAGCTTCAATGGATTTTAGAGATCAATCTTCACCTTTACAGCGCCGTACTTTGAACAAGGAGGGTCAAACTAGATCTGTATCAACCAATAGTGGTGAAGATTGCCAAACATCACGCATTTCAGGTGCAGGGGATTCTGCTGTAAGACTAGTCAATGTCACTCAACAACACTCATTGAAgcgaagaataaaaaaaattcgtCAAAGGCTTATGGCACTTAAGCATGAATATACAGAGCCTCCAGTTGTTGCGGAGAATATAGGGATTGGTTACAGGGTTTCTGTGGGAGCTGCAAGGGCAAAAATTGGAAAATGGCTTCAAGACCTTCAACGATTACGTCAGGCTAGAAAAGAAGGGGCTGCAAGCATAGGATTGATTGTTGGTGATATTATAAAA TTTCTAGAGGGAAAGGACCTTGAGCTACATGCTTCTCGCCAAGCTGGTTTGCTTGATTTCGTATCTTCTGCATTACCAGCTTCTCACACATCAAAGCCTGAAGCTTGTCAGGTGACAGTATACCTTCTACGACTACTGAGAGTGGTCCTGTCACTGCAGGCAAATCGGAGTTATTTTCTTGCTCAAAATCTCTTGCCTCCTACAATTCCAATGCTATCAGGGTCTCTTGAGAACTACATTAAGGTTGCAGCATCTTCCAATAATGGAAACACAAACCTTTTATCAAGCAAAACATCAACTGACAATTTGGAATCAGTCACTGAAGTCCTGGATGGCTTCTTATGGACTGTGACTGCAATTATAGGTCATGCCCATTTTGATGATCGGCAACTTCAAATGCAGGACAGTTTGATGGAACTGATAGTTGCTTATCAAGTTATTCATCGTTTGCGAGATTTATTTGCCCTCTATGACAGGCCCCAGGTGGAAGGATCTccatttccttcatccattctcCTAAGCTTGAATCTCTTAGCAGTCTTAACATCTCGGCCTGGAACCTTTTCTTCCATCGACTGGGAATCTTGTACATTCAGAACATCCACTGGTGGCAAAATTCAAGAATTAGAAATTTCAGAATCTCCTAATATAGGAGAACCTTCTTTGACAATCAACTCCTCTGGAGACAGCAGATCACCTCTGAATTTGCATGACTTTGCTGAATTGCCTTCAAATAAATCTGGTCAGATGTCTGGGGAGAAGTTTCTTTCTAGTGAAGCATCTCTATCAGATATTCTGGTGGGCAGGCCATTAGATGAGGAGAACAGAGAAAGGTTGTGTGGCTTTTCACTTGGTCAGGACAATGTTGATTCTACATCACAAGGGCATCCACAAACACTGTCAGTTGAAACCCAGAATGTTGTGTTAGATGAACATGCCAAATCACTTATACCCCAAAAGGATGAAAAGGACTCCATGAATGATTGTTCAGAGAAAAAAAGAACTGATGAGCTTGCAGTGTATAATAATCCTGGAAGTAGGAATACAGTTAGCTTGAAGCAGCCCATTGCTTTACTTCTTTCTGCCATAGCTGAGACAGGCCTTGTCAGTCTTCCATCACTTTTAACAGCTGTGCTGCTTCAGGCAAACAACAGGTTGTCTTCTGAACAG GCTTCCTATATTCTTCCTTCAAATTTTGAAGAAGTGGCTACTGGTGTATTGAAGGTTTTGAACAATTTGGCTCtgttggatattactcttctaCAGAGTATGCTG GCTAGATCAGATCTAAGGATGGAATTCTTCCACCTGATGAGCTTTCTTCTGACTCATTGCACAAACAAGTGGAAAGCAGCCAATGATCAG GTTGGTTTACTTCTGCTGGAATCTCTCTTACTTCTTGGTTACTTTGCTTTATTCCATCCTGGAAATCAAGCAGTTCTTCGGTGGGGAAACAGTCCAACCATACTTCATAAG GTCTGTGATCTGCCCTTTGTTTTCTTCAGCGACCCCGAGTTGACCCCCATTTTGGCTGGCACACTTGTGGCTGCTTGTTATGGGTGTGATCAGAACAGAGGTGTAGTGCAACAAGAACTAAGCACAGAAATGCTGCTTTCTTTGCTAAAGTCCTGCAGGCAGGGTTTGCTGTCTGTCCAATCTGATTCATTGCCACAAGATGGTAACGCAGCAAGTGATCCATCCGAGGGTAATCAAACAGTTGCAGAAGCTAGAAAGCCTCAAAGTGAAATTCCTGTAAGGTCAAACCGTAGAAGTGCACGAGCTTTGTTGGGAAAAGGAAGTGTTTCTGCCAGCAGCATTAGAGTCAGCAAAACAAAGATTCAAAAGACAAAGACGTGTGACGAGTGGGCCCTCAAGCACAACCTACCAGCCTCAGAAGCTTCTTCTACTTTCATGTTGCATCGGAGATTTTCCAGCTCTTTCCTGGATAAAGCAGAACAATTCTTTTCAGCTGAGACCTCAAGCCCTCCAGTGTAA